One genomic region from Ralstonia pseudosolanacearum encodes:
- a CDS encoding SMP-30/gluconolactonase/LRE family protein translates to MHAGVERIGTMRCGVGESPVWHPREQALYWTDIPGRTLWRWNPATGHADAWPLPEMAGCIAMLDDGWALAMETGVFRIPQLEAGLPVPAPRQLAPVQHARPDMRFNDGRCDRQGRFWSGTMVLDTALSVPAGKLYRLDGKAGRVEAVVDDLIVPNGLAFSPDGRTLYLSDSHASRQAVWAFDYDIDTGTPHNRRLFIDMHAHPGRPDGAAVDADGCYWICGNDAGLVHRFTPQGRLDRSLPVPVAKPAMCAFGGPGLDTLFVTSIRMDGDSLSGATFALCPGTRGLDEPTLRMD, encoded by the coding sequence ATGCATGCCGGCGTTGAACGGATCGGCACCATGCGCTGCGGCGTGGGCGAGAGCCCGGTCTGGCACCCGCGCGAGCAGGCGCTGTACTGGACCGACATCCCGGGGCGCACGCTGTGGCGCTGGAACCCGGCCACCGGCCACGCCGATGCCTGGCCGCTGCCCGAGATGGCGGGCTGCATCGCCATGCTGGACGACGGCTGGGCGCTGGCGATGGAAACGGGCGTCTTCCGCATCCCGCAACTTGAGGCCGGCCTGCCGGTGCCCGCGCCCAGGCAGCTGGCGCCGGTGCAGCACGCCCGCCCCGACATGCGCTTCAACGACGGACGCTGTGACCGCCAGGGGCGCTTCTGGTCCGGCACCATGGTGCTGGACACCGCGCTGAGCGTGCCGGCCGGCAAGCTCTATCGGCTGGACGGCAAGGCCGGCCGCGTCGAGGCCGTGGTCGATGACCTGATCGTGCCCAACGGCCTGGCTTTCAGCCCCGACGGCCGCACGCTGTACCTGTCGGACTCCCACGCCTCGCGCCAGGCCGTGTGGGCGTTCGACTACGACATCGACACCGGCACCCCGCACAACCGCCGCCTGTTCATCGACATGCATGCCCACCCCGGCCGCCCCGACGGCGCCGCGGTGGATGCCGACGGCTGCTACTGGATCTGCGGCAACGATGCGGGCCTCGTCCACCGTTTTACGCCGCAGGGCCGGCTCGACCGCAGCCTGCCCGTGCCGGTGGCCAAGCCCGCGATGTGCGCGTTCGGCGGGCCCGGCCTGGACACGCTGTTCGTGACCTCGATCCGCATGGACGGCGATTCGTTGTCGGGCGCGACTTTCGCCCTGTGTCCTGGCACACGGGGTCTCGATGAACCAACATTGCGCATGGATTAA
- a CDS encoding glycoside hydrolase family 28 protein, giving the protein MPKQEHSSARDAGRQAQHRPQSPARRAFVMWSGASAGAALLGTLPGCGGDGGSSATAATASPADATTTTAVTTQDAIWGESGAVARIVASLQGVAQSMFPSRDFVVTDYGAQPCAIVDAVNPYTDASKSPLSAGADKTPASGAFDARAAFTAAIAACNAAGGGRVVVPAGNWYCAGPIVLLSNVNFHLSANCTIYFSPNPDDYAKDGPVDCGANGKLYYSRWQSNDCLNYGAPVYARNQRNIALTGEGDSSTLNGQAMTPFAGSGNTSTCWWTFKGTKGEYGAVNASTPSQAYSNPNNVDLRTAVPGIADDLYARLTDPTTPWQQDQNYLPALSEAGVAVAQRIFGKGHYLRPCMVEFIDCTNVLMEAYRTHATPCWQHHPTDCTNVVIRGVTVDSIGPNNDGFDPDACSNVLCEDMTFNTGDDCIAIKSGKNLDTGYGPAQDHVIRNCIMNSGHGGITLGSEMGGGVQRIYARNLTMRNAFYATDPLNIAIRIKTNMNRGGYVRDFYIDDVTLPNGVSLTGSGYGSGLLAGSPINSSVPLGVATAASANPSASRGGLITFDCDYQPSKDAIRTRPAQVQNIHISNVRASNATVGGTTGSCFQAVVAQGPVAFDYNGPTPAPTVPPIAGVTITDCDFGSPVAAGPASASTPGPIYAYNVSDITLTNVRIGAQTYNTTVSDTR; this is encoded by the coding sequence ATGCCCAAACAGGAACACTCCAGCGCGCGCGATGCCGGCCGACAGGCGCAGCACCGCCCGCAGTCGCCCGCGCGGCGCGCATTCGTCATGTGGTCGGGCGCCTCGGCCGGGGCCGCGCTGCTCGGCACGCTGCCGGGTTGCGGCGGCGATGGCGGCAGCAGTGCCACGGCCGCCACGGCCAGCCCCGCCGACGCGACCACGACCACGGCCGTGACCACGCAGGACGCGATCTGGGGCGAATCCGGCGCCGTCGCGCGCATCGTCGCCTCGCTGCAGGGCGTGGCCCAATCGATGTTTCCCAGCCGCGACTTCGTGGTGACGGACTACGGCGCCCAGCCTTGCGCCATCGTCGACGCGGTCAACCCTTACACCGACGCCAGCAAATCGCCGCTCAGCGCGGGCGCCGACAAGACGCCCGCAAGCGGCGCCTTCGATGCGCGCGCAGCCTTCACCGCCGCCATCGCCGCCTGCAATGCGGCCGGGGGCGGCCGGGTGGTGGTGCCGGCCGGCAACTGGTACTGCGCCGGCCCGATCGTGCTGCTCAGCAACGTCAACTTCCACCTGAGCGCCAACTGCACGATCTACTTCAGCCCCAACCCGGACGACTACGCCAAGGACGGCCCGGTCGATTGCGGCGCCAACGGCAAGCTCTACTACAGCCGCTGGCAGTCAAACGATTGCCTGAACTACGGCGCCCCCGTCTACGCGCGCAACCAGCGCAACATCGCGCTGACCGGGGAGGGCGACAGCTCCACCCTCAACGGGCAGGCCATGACGCCGTTCGCGGGCAGCGGCAACACCAGCACCTGCTGGTGGACCTTCAAGGGCACCAAGGGCGAGTACGGCGCCGTCAACGCGTCCACGCCGTCGCAGGCGTACAGCAATCCGAACAACGTCGACCTGCGCACGGCCGTGCCGGGCATCGCCGATGACCTCTACGCCAGACTGACCGACCCGACCACGCCGTGGCAGCAGGACCAGAACTACCTGCCCGCGCTGTCCGAGGCCGGGGTGGCGGTGGCGCAGCGCATCTTCGGCAAGGGCCACTACCTGCGGCCGTGCATGGTCGAATTCATCGACTGCACCAACGTGCTGATGGAGGCTTACCGCACCCACGCCACGCCGTGCTGGCAGCACCATCCGACCGACTGCACCAACGTGGTCATCCGCGGCGTGACGGTCGACAGCATCGGCCCCAACAACGACGGCTTCGACCCCGACGCGTGCAGCAACGTGCTGTGCGAGGACATGACCTTCAACACCGGCGATGACTGCATCGCCATCAAGTCCGGCAAGAACCTCGACACCGGCTACGGCCCGGCGCAGGACCACGTGATCCGGAACTGCATCATGAACAGCGGCCACGGCGGCATCACGCTCGGCAGCGAGATGGGCGGCGGCGTGCAGCGGATCTACGCGCGCAACCTGACGATGCGCAATGCGTTCTATGCGACCGATCCGCTGAACATCGCCATCCGCATCAAGACCAACATGAACCGCGGCGGCTATGTCCGCGACTTCTACATCGATGACGTGACGCTGCCCAACGGCGTCAGCCTCACCGGCAGCGGCTACGGCAGCGGCCTGCTGGCGGGCAGCCCCATCAACAGCAGCGTGCCGCTGGGCGTGGCGACGGCCGCCAGCGCCAATCCGTCGGCATCGCGGGGGGGCCTCATCACCTTCGACTGCGACTACCAGCCGTCCAAGGACGCCATCCGCACGCGGCCCGCGCAGGTGCAGAACATCCACATCTCGAACGTGCGCGCGTCCAACGCGACGGTGGGCGGGACGACGGGGTCGTGCTTCCAGGCCGTCGTCGCGCAGGGGCCGGTCGCCTTCGACTACAACGGCCCGACACCCGCGCCGACGGTCCCGCCCATCGCGGGCGTGACGATCACCGACTGCGACTTCGGCAGCCCGGTCGCCGCCGGCCCGGCCAGCGCGTCGACGCCGGGCCCGATCTACGCCTACAACGTCAGCGACATCACGCTCACCAACGTCCGGATCGGCGCGCAGACCTACAACACCACCGTGAGCGACACGCGCTGA
- a CDS encoding MFS transporter: MNTIKGLRWWMIGLVLTGLIMNYLARNALAAAAPEVNQVLGITTQQYGYIVAAFQAAYMVMQPVAGYVLDVLGTKLGFALFAGAWSVVCILHSTAGNWVSLAVFRAMLGVTEAAGFPSALRATSEWFPAKERSIATGWFNIGSSVGALVAPPLVVWCILHGNWRFAFAVIGVLGLVWSALWFLLYRVPARHPRLSAEEHAYIRAGQETPAPAADAVKPSWREIVSGRRFWGIAIPRFLTEPAWQTFNFWIPLYMATERHMNLKEIAMFVWLPFLAADVGCVLGGYLAPWYQKRFSTSLITSRKMVMVTGAVCMIGPACIGLATSPYTAIALFCVGGFAHQTLSGALYTLTSDVFGKHEVGTAVGLAGMSGFLGGTLFSLAVGTLASTIGYNPLFAALALFDIAAAIVMWNVLREPRRPMAMPVGELGAAPRVAGS, from the coding sequence ATGAACACGATCAAAGGCCTGCGCTGGTGGATGATCGGGCTGGTGCTGACCGGCCTGATCATGAACTACCTGGCGCGCAACGCACTGGCGGCCGCGGCGCCCGAAGTCAACCAGGTGCTCGGCATCACGACACAGCAGTACGGCTACATCGTCGCCGCCTTCCAGGCCGCGTACATGGTGATGCAGCCGGTGGCCGGCTACGTGCTGGATGTGCTGGGCACCAAGCTGGGCTTCGCGCTGTTCGCCGGGGCCTGGTCGGTGGTCTGCATCCTGCACAGCACGGCGGGCAACTGGGTGTCGCTGGCGGTGTTCCGCGCCATGCTCGGGGTGACCGAGGCGGCCGGCTTCCCGTCCGCCTTGCGGGCGACATCGGAATGGTTTCCCGCCAAGGAGCGCTCGATCGCCACGGGCTGGTTCAACATCGGCTCGTCGGTGGGCGCGCTGGTGGCGCCGCCGCTGGTGGTCTGGTGCATCCTGCACGGCAACTGGCGCTTCGCCTTCGCGGTGATCGGCGTGCTCGGGCTGGTGTGGAGCGCGCTGTGGTTCCTGCTCTACCGGGTGCCGGCCCGGCATCCGCGCCTGTCCGCCGAGGAGCACGCCTACATCCGCGCGGGGCAGGAGACGCCGGCGCCCGCCGCCGATGCCGTCAAGCCGTCGTGGCGCGAGATCGTGTCGGGCCGGCGCTTCTGGGGGATCGCCATTCCGCGCTTTCTCACCGAGCCGGCGTGGCAGACCTTCAACTTCTGGATCCCGCTCTACATGGCGACCGAGCGCCACATGAACCTCAAGGAAATCGCCATGTTCGTGTGGCTGCCGTTTCTGGCGGCGGACGTCGGCTGCGTGCTGGGCGGCTATCTGGCGCCGTGGTACCAGAAGCGGTTCTCCACGTCGCTGATCACCTCGCGCAAGATGGTGATGGTGACCGGCGCGGTCTGCATGATCGGCCCGGCCTGCATCGGCCTGGCCACCAGCCCCTACACGGCGATCGCGCTGTTCTGCGTCGGCGGCTTCGCGCACCAGACGCTGTCGGGCGCGCTGTACACGCTGACCTCGGACGTGTTCGGCAAGCATGAGGTCGGCACCGCCGTGGGGTTGGCGGGCATGTCGGGCTTCCTGGGCGGCACGCTGTTCTCGCTGGCCGTCGGCACGCTGGCCTCGACCATCGGCTACAACCCGCTGTTCGCGGCGCTGGCCCTGTTCGACATCGCCGCCGCGATCGTCATGTGGAACGTGCTGCGCGAGCCGCGCCGCCCGATGGCGATGCCGGTGGGCGAGCTGGGCGCTGCACCGCGTGTGGCCGGCAGCTGA
- a CDS encoding bifunctional nicotinamide-nucleotide adenylyltransferase/Nudix hydroxylase, producing the protein MSTTTKRFDALVFIGRFQPLHRAHVEVLRRALSLADTVCVLIGSTDRPRTIKDPFSFDERRQMILSVLSEAERARVRIGAVQDSTYNDVDWLRWVQDAVAAELGDTAGRRLGLIGHEKDASSYYLRMFPQWTLVEVDAAEDVSSTEIREQYFAERSNSFVSWAVPAPVFAWLEAFRNQPAFAQLKAEAEFIATYKKAWAAAPYPVTFVTVDAVVVHSGHLLLVRRRSEPGRGLWALPGGFIGQDERLDAACIRELREETGLKLPEPVLRGSIKDRQVFDHPQRSLRGRTITHAFLFHFPAGELPRVKGGDDADKARWVPLNDFARMRDVMYEDHFDIAYHFLGKL; encoded by the coding sequence ATGAGCACTACTACCAAGCGTTTCGACGCGCTGGTTTTCATCGGTCGTTTCCAGCCATTGCATCGTGCACACGTTGAGGTGCTGCGCCGGGCCCTGAGCCTTGCCGATACCGTCTGCGTGCTGATCGGCTCGACCGACAGGCCGCGCACCATCAAAGACCCGTTTTCCTTCGACGAGCGCCGGCAGATGATCCTGTCCGTGCTGAGCGAGGCCGAGCGTGCCCGCGTGCGGATCGGCGCCGTCCAGGACTCCACCTACAACGACGTCGACTGGCTGCGCTGGGTGCAGGATGCCGTCGCCGCCGAGCTGGGCGACACGGCGGGCCGCAGGCTCGGCCTGATCGGGCACGAGAAGGATGCCTCGTCGTACTACCTGCGCATGTTCCCGCAGTGGACGCTGGTGGAGGTCGATGCCGCGGAAGATGTGTCGTCCACCGAGATTCGCGAGCAGTATTTCGCCGAGCGCAGCAACAGCTTCGTGTCCTGGGCCGTGCCGGCGCCGGTGTTCGCGTGGCTGGAAGCCTTCCGCAACCAGCCGGCGTTTGCCCAGCTGAAGGCCGAGGCCGAGTTCATCGCCACCTACAAGAAGGCATGGGCGGCGGCGCCGTACCCGGTCACCTTCGTCACGGTGGACGCCGTGGTGGTGCATTCCGGCCACCTGCTGCTGGTGCGCCGCCGCAGCGAGCCGGGGCGTGGCCTGTGGGCGCTGCCCGGCGGCTTCATCGGCCAGGACGAGCGGCTGGATGCGGCGTGCATCCGCGAGCTGCGCGAGGAGACCGGCCTCAAGCTGCCGGAGCCCGTGCTGCGCGGCTCGATCAAGGACCGCCAGGTGTTCGACCATCCGCAGCGTTCGCTGCGCGGCCGCACCATCACGCATGCGTTCCTGTTCCACTTCCCGGCCGGCGAGCTGCCGCGCGTCAAGGGCGGCGACGATGCCGACAAAGCGCGCTGGGTCCCGCTCAACGATTTCGCCCGCATGCGCGACGTGATGTACGAGGACCACTTCGACATCGCTTACCACTTTCTCGGGAAGCTCTGA
- a CDS encoding nicotinate phosphoribosyltransferase, whose translation MQNDLPGLSAILSNPILNTDSYKASHYLQYPADTSAMFSYVESRGGRYDRTVFFGLQMLAKEYLCRPITPAMIDAAREFFAAHGEPFSEAGWRYIVARYDGYLPVRIRAVPEGSVVPNHNVLMTVECDDPEVFWLASYLETMLLRVWYPITVATQSWHLRQLVRRYLEQTSDDPGQLPFKVHDFGARGVSSAESAAIGGAAHLVSFMGSDTVLGVAAANLYYNAQMAAFSLPAAEHSTITAWGRAGEADAYRNMLRQFGKPGAIVSVVSDSYDLFAALRLWGGELRQAVIDSGATLVVRPDSGDPRSIVLQTVRALDASFGATVNGKGYRVLNQVRVIQGDGINAASIEAILTALEAAGYAADNVAFGMGGALLQQLNRDTQRFAMKCSAVRVDGAWREVCKDPVTDAGKRSKKGRLTLLRNRVSGEYATATLPLAWDDRRIEGEWEDALVTVFENGRLLQDVSLDAVRARAQAHELAPALVD comes from the coding sequence ATGCAAAACGATCTGCCCGGCCTGTCGGCCATCCTGTCCAATCCGATCCTCAATACGGATTCGTACAAGGCTTCCCACTACCTGCAGTATCCGGCCGACACGTCGGCCATGTTTTCCTACGTCGAGTCGCGCGGCGGCCGCTATGACCGCACCGTGTTCTTCGGGCTGCAGATGCTGGCGAAGGAATACCTGTGCCGGCCCATCACGCCGGCCATGATCGACGCGGCGCGCGAGTTCTTCGCCGCGCACGGCGAGCCGTTCAGCGAAGCCGGCTGGCGCTACATCGTCGCGCGCTACGACGGCTACCTGCCGGTGCGCATCCGCGCGGTGCCGGAGGGCAGCGTGGTGCCCAACCACAACGTGCTGATGACGGTCGAGTGCGACGACCCCGAGGTGTTCTGGCTCGCGTCGTATCTCGAGACGATGCTGCTGCGCGTGTGGTATCCGATCACGGTGGCGACGCAGAGCTGGCACCTGCGCCAGCTGGTGCGCCGCTACTTGGAGCAGACCAGCGACGACCCCGGCCAACTGCCGTTCAAGGTGCACGACTTCGGCGCGCGCGGCGTGTCGAGCGCGGAGTCGGCGGCCATCGGCGGGGCGGCGCACCTGGTCAGCTTCATGGGGTCGGACACCGTGCTGGGCGTGGCGGCGGCCAATCTGTACTACAACGCGCAGATGGCCGCCTTCTCGCTGCCGGCCGCCGAGCACAGCACCATCACCGCGTGGGGCCGGGCGGGCGAGGCCGACGCCTACCGCAACATGCTGCGCCAGTTCGGCAAGCCGGGCGCGATCGTCTCGGTGGTGTCCGATTCGTACGACCTGTTCGCCGCGCTGCGCCTGTGGGGCGGCGAGCTGCGGCAGGCGGTGATCGACTCAGGCGCTACGCTGGTGGTGCGCCCCGATTCGGGCGATCCGCGCAGCATCGTGCTGCAGACGGTGCGCGCGCTCGATGCGTCGTTCGGGGCCACCGTCAACGGCAAGGGCTACCGCGTGCTCAACCAGGTGCGCGTGATCCAGGGCGACGGCATCAACGCCGCGTCGATCGAGGCGATCCTGACAGCGCTGGAGGCCGCGGGCTATGCGGCGGACAACGTCGCCTTCGGCATGGGCGGTGCCCTGCTGCAGCAGCTCAACCGCGATACCCAGCGCTTCGCCATGAAGTGCTCGGCGGTGCGGGTGGACGGCGCCTGGCGCGAGGTCTGCAAGGACCCGGTCACCGATGCCGGCAAGCGCTCCAAGAAGGGCCGCCTGACCTTGCTGCGCAACCGCGTGTCCGGCGAGTACGCGACGGCCACGCTGCCGCTCGCCTGGGACGACCGCCGGATCGAAGGGGAATGGGAGGACGCCCTGGTGACGGTGTTCGAGAACGGCCGCCTGCTGCAGGACGTGTCGCTGGACGCCGTGCGGGCACGCGCTCAGGCACACGAGTTGGCGCCGGCGCTAGTCGACTGA
- a CDS encoding methyl-accepting chemotaxis protein produces the protein MTRLKIGLRLGVAFGFVVLLGLLTAALAVARINATSGDIDQIASNLYPKTALINTMKINAASMASLLRDAWIAPDAEAAKAPLQKLMELRNVSVKLRDDLQKRIATQGGQDMFKRLQGTQDRYGALRTRIIAAINAGDKDTARDLLLTEMPAVQSAYFDALDGLVAYQTQLMVETTANALAASERASVLLLVMAAAAAVLAVFAGVWITRSIVGPLGQALHLADNVAQGDLSTRIDSLAADETGQLVRALESMRANLATIVQEVHESTDTIATASGQVAAGSTDLSSRTEQQAASLEETAASMTELTETVRRNADNAREASTLATAAATVATDGQAAIGRLNDTMHRMHEDSGKIADITGVIEGIAFQTNILALNAAVEAARAGEQGRGFAVVAGEVRSLAQRASAAAKEIKHLIERSVSGMHEGKEATRAVGSTIDRIETEIGRVAQIVVTIADASEEQRSNIEHVGQAVQQMDEVTQQNAALVEQAAAAAQSLEEQAAQLKTSVAVFRLAPGPSAW, from the coding sequence ATGACCCGCTTGAAAATCGGGCTCAGGCTTGGCGTGGCATTTGGCTTTGTGGTGTTGCTGGGGCTGCTGACGGCGGCGCTAGCCGTCGCGCGGATCAACGCCACCAGCGGCGACATCGACCAGATCGCCAGCAACCTGTATCCGAAGACGGCCCTGATCAACACCATGAAGATCAACGCCGCCAGCATGGCCTCGCTGCTGCGCGACGCCTGGATCGCGCCGGATGCCGAGGCCGCCAAGGCCCCGCTGCAGAAACTGATGGAGCTGCGCAACGTCAGCGTGAAGCTGCGTGACGATCTGCAGAAGCGGATCGCCACCCAGGGCGGCCAGGACATGTTCAAGCGGCTGCAGGGCACGCAGGACCGCTACGGCGCCCTGCGCACCCGCATCATCGCCGCCATCAACGCCGGCGACAAAGACACGGCGCGGGACCTCCTGCTGACCGAGATGCCCGCCGTGCAGTCGGCCTACTTCGACGCGCTCGATGGCCTGGTCGCGTATCAGACGCAGCTCATGGTGGAGACCACCGCCAACGCGCTCGCCGCGTCCGAGCGGGCGTCCGTCCTGCTGCTCGTCATGGCGGCGGCGGCGGCCGTGCTGGCGGTCTTCGCGGGGGTGTGGATCACCCGCTCGATCGTCGGGCCGCTGGGCCAGGCCTTGCACCTGGCGGACAACGTGGCCCAGGGCGACCTGTCGACCCGCATCGATTCGCTCGCCGCCGACGAAACCGGCCAGCTGGTGCGCGCGCTCGAATCGATGCGCGCGAACCTCGCCACCATCGTGCAGGAAGTGCACGAGAGCACGGACACCATCGCGACTGCCTCCGGGCAGGTGGCCGCCGGCAGCACCGACCTGTCGTCGCGGACCGAGCAGCAGGCCGCCTCGCTGGAGGAGACCGCCGCCAGCATGACCGAGCTTACCGAAACCGTCCGCCGCAACGCGGACAACGCCCGCGAAGCCAGCACGCTGGCCACGGCGGCAGCCACCGTGGCCACCGACGGGCAGGCCGCCATCGGCCGCCTCAATGACACCATGCACCGCATGCACGAAGACTCCGGCAAGATCGCCGACATCACGGGCGTGATCGAGGGCATCGCCTTCCAGACCAACATCCTCGCCCTCAATGCCGCCGTGGAAGCGGCCCGCGCCGGCGAGCAGGGACGCGGCTTCGCGGTGGTGGCCGGCGAGGTCCGCAGCCTGGCGCAGCGCGCCTCGGCGGCGGCCAAGGAGATCAAGCATCTGATCGAGCGCTCGGTCAGCGGCATGCACGAAGGTAAGGAGGCCACGCGGGCCGTCGGCAGCACCATCGACCGCATCGAGACCGAAATCGGCCGCGTGGCGCAGATCGTCGTGACCATCGCCGATGCATCGGAAGAGCAGCGCAGCAATATCGAGCACGTCGGCCAGGCCGTCCAGCAGATGGACGAGGTCACGCAGCAGAACGCGGCGCTGGTCGAGCAGGCCGCCGCCGCCGCGCAGTCGCTGGAAGAGCAGGCCGCGCAGCTGAAGACCTCGGTGGCAGTGTTCCGGCTGGCGCCCGGACCGTCGGCCTGGTGA
- a CDS encoding lytic transglycosylase domain-containing protein: MPARNPARAAARRWAMLAVALLACLPPNSKADCIDDAAAYHDVNPQVLRAIGYQESHLNPQARNLNRNGSEDLGMFQINSIHLPELSRYGIGRQMLFDPCVSAYVAAWHLSRKIRQHGNNWWAVGAYHSESPEHNGVYARAVEGILNRKQPLARSARPSALPAPADGNTVLVTNSAAARPMHAITTRRAAPSASAPPAAKLTGVDTPEDDRWLDSMLVSLNRSASLRERFAR, from the coding sequence ATGCCAGCGCGTAATCCGGCCCGGGCCGCCGCGCGGCGCTGGGCGATGCTCGCCGTTGCCCTGCTGGCCTGCCTGCCGCCCAACAGCAAGGCCGATTGCATCGACGATGCCGCCGCCTACCACGACGTCAATCCGCAGGTCCTGCGCGCCATCGGCTACCAGGAGTCGCACCTGAACCCGCAGGCGCGCAACCTCAATCGCAACGGCAGCGAAGACCTCGGCATGTTCCAGATCAACTCGATCCACCTGCCGGAACTCTCCCGCTACGGCATCGGCCGCCAGATGCTGTTCGATCCGTGCGTCAGCGCCTATGTGGCCGCGTGGCACCTGTCGCGCAAGATCCGGCAGCACGGCAACAACTGGTGGGCCGTCGGCGCCTACCATTCGGAATCGCCGGAGCACAACGGCGTGTACGCCCGCGCCGTCGAGGGCATCCTCAACCGCAAGCAGCCGCTGGCCCGCTCGGCGCGGCCGTCGGCGCTGCCTGCGCCTGCCGACGGCAACACGGTGCTGGTGACGAACAGCGCCGCGGCCCGGCCGATGCATGCGATCACGACGCGGCGCGCGGCGCCGTCGGCCTCCGCCCCGCCCGCCGCCAAGCTCACCGGCGTGGACACCCCCGAAGACGACCGCTGGCTCGACAGCATGCTCGTCAGCCTCAACCGCAGCGCCAGCCTGCGCGAACGCTTCGCCCGATAG